A single genomic interval of Brevibacillus brevis harbors:
- a CDS encoding DUF3866 family protein, translating into MLRLAVGTVQKVLEKQTGMQILEVRTESVTGYKMERVLSFLQEDYKSGDLLLINTTAVRLELGTGGYHFVVGKITQPEETDVLPNEWGHVMKMRYSPWQLAVDSVEEQASPYHPLFVQEDLSLEGTPVLISELHSLLPVAVLALHIKNPNARIVYVMPDGASLPIALSQHVHQLKVNGSLAATVTTGHAWGGDRESLTIHSGLLAARHVEHADIIVCMLGPGVAGTGTPYGFSGIQLAEVIHAVATLGGTPFFIPRISFGDPRTRHYGVSHHTVSILNRFALCPALVTIPIFRDERDEVLSRQMKAIEVAGKHIFIKGKVPDPSELASLEKGYGLSFSTMGRNWQEDPAPFQTAWMAADLVENSLGYIFQTVNDAPHSPASSSTLEALGLYLTRNEVQP; encoded by the coding sequence GTGCTTCGTTTGGCGGTGGGGACGGTCCAAAAAGTTCTGGAAAAGCAAACGGGGATGCAGATACTCGAAGTCCGGACAGAATCGGTTACTGGATACAAAATGGAGAGAGTGCTGTCTTTTTTGCAGGAGGATTATAAAAGTGGCGATTTACTTTTGATCAATACAACCGCTGTTCGATTGGAATTGGGGACAGGCGGGTATCATTTTGTCGTAGGAAAGATTACTCAACCAGAGGAAACGGATGTTCTTCCAAATGAGTGGGGGCATGTGATGAAAATGCGCTATTCGCCATGGCAGCTCGCGGTAGATTCGGTAGAAGAACAGGCCAGCCCGTACCACCCTTTGTTTGTGCAAGAAGATTTATCCTTGGAAGGTACCCCTGTTTTGATTAGCGAGCTACACAGTCTTCTACCTGTTGCTGTCCTTGCTTTGCATATAAAAAATCCAAATGCCCGTATCGTATATGTCATGCCAGACGGCGCATCTTTGCCGATTGCCTTGAGTCAGCATGTCCATCAATTAAAAGTAAACGGGAGCTTGGCTGCGACAGTGACGACAGGTCATGCGTGGGGGGGAGATCGTGAGTCGTTGACAATTCATAGTGGCTTGCTGGCAGCACGCCATGTAGAGCATGCCGATATCATTGTTTGTATGCTCGGACCTGGGGTAGCGGGTACGGGTACACCTTATGGCTTCTCGGGAATTCAGTTAGCTGAGGTCATTCATGCCGTAGCCACTCTTGGAGGAACACCCTTTTTTATTCCTAGAATCAGCTTTGGGGACCCACGTACCAGGCATTACGGTGTCAGTCATCATACCGTGTCGATTTTAAACAGATTTGCTCTCTGTCCTGCCCTGGTTACAATCCCGATTTTCAGGGATGAAAGAGATGAAGTCCTTTCACGGCAAATGAAAGCAATAGAAGTTGCAGGAAAGCATATTTTCATAAAGGGAAAAGTCCCAGACCCGTCAGAACTGGCTTCACTGGAAAAGGGGTATGGCTTGTCCTTTTCTACGATGGGGCGAAATTGGCAAGAGGACCCTGCCCCTTTTCAGACGGCATGGATGGCTGCCGATTTGGTAGAAAACAGTCTGGGCTACATCTTCCAAACCGTTAACGACGCCCCGCATTCGCCCGCTTCATCAAGTACTCTTGAAGCGTTAGGTCTTTACTTGACCAGGAACGAAGTGCAGCCTTGA
- a CDS encoding NUDIX domain-containing protein — MNKYDHLYEKTISSQPIYDGRIIKVKVDEVLLPNGNTAKREIVNHQGAVAVLPITDDNKMVVVRQFRKPLERTIVEIPAGKLEPGEEPLACAMRELEEETGYVASQYTPLSSFYTSPGFADEILHVFVATGLKKGESKPDEDEFVDVLEVTLEEAHALHQSGEIRDAKTVVALYAWENKMLRERG; from the coding sequence GTGAATAAATATGATCACTTGTATGAAAAAACCATTTCCAGTCAACCCATTTATGACGGAAGAATTATTAAGGTCAAGGTAGATGAAGTACTTCTGCCCAATGGCAACACAGCCAAGCGAGAAATCGTGAATCATCAAGGGGCGGTTGCAGTATTACCGATAACAGATGATAACAAAATGGTTGTAGTTCGTCAGTTCCGCAAGCCTTTGGAGCGTACAATCGTGGAAATCCCAGCAGGAAAGCTGGAGCCAGGGGAAGAGCCACTTGCATGTGCAATGCGCGAGCTGGAAGAAGAGACAGGTTATGTTGCGAGTCAGTACACACCGCTCAGCTCTTTTTATACATCGCCAGGCTTCGCGGATGAAATTTTACATGTTTTTGTGGCCACTGGTTTGAAAAAAGGAGAAAGCAAACCGGACGAGGATGAGTTCGTTGATGTGCTGGAAGTAACACTGGAAGAAGCGCATGCCCTGCATCAAAGTGGAGAAATCCGTGATGCCAAGACAGTCGTGGCATTATACGCGTGGGAAAACAAAATGCTGCGCGAACGTGGGTAG
- the spoIIM gene encoding stage II sporulation protein M: protein MRSRVGQTIQSYAREHQSLYWFTIVLFTMGIIFGAVLVNSLPLSQKQELYGFLQYFFNSLGSDGIPETSAHFQQAFGHYAKTIAIMWVLGLSIIGLPMILLMLFLKGVVVGFTVGFLVSQLQWQGVTFAMVGVLPQNLLVVPALFIVGVSGISFSLRLIRTRVLSKRDVIMPHFMGYTVLVLSMLAVLTIAALFETFISPRLMQLVLN, encoded by the coding sequence GTGCGTTCACGAGTCGGACAAACTATCCAATCCTATGCGAGAGAACATCAGTCACTCTACTGGTTCACGATCGTCCTGTTTACGATGGGCATTATTTTCGGAGCCGTCCTCGTCAATTCACTGCCATTGTCACAGAAGCAGGAGCTGTACGGTTTTCTGCAATATTTTTTCAACAGTCTTGGCAGTGATGGAATCCCGGAGACCAGTGCCCATTTTCAGCAGGCGTTTGGTCATTATGCCAAAACTATAGCGATCATGTGGGTGCTAGGATTATCCATTATTGGGTTGCCTATGATTTTGTTGATGCTCTTTTTAAAAGGGGTCGTGGTTGGTTTCACCGTCGGGTTTTTGGTAAGTCAACTCCAATGGCAAGGCGTAACATTTGCTATGGTGGGTGTTCTCCCGCAAAATTTATTGGTCGTCCCTGCCCTTTTTATTGTAGGTGTCAGCGGAATTTCGTTTTCTCTTCGACTCATACGAACGAGAGTGCTAAGCAAAAGGGATGTCATCATGCCACATTTTATGGGCTATACCGTTCTTGTTCTTAGCATGCTGGCGGTATTGACGATTGCAGCCTTGTTTGAAACCTTCATTTCCCCTAGGCTGATGCAGCTTGTGCTTAATTAA
- the xerD gene encoding site-specific tyrosine recombinase XerD: MDSLIDQFIHFLTVEKGLSRNTLESYQRDMVAFTSYLQEQGVSRIEDSTRTHIIGYLLVLREKGRATATLSRNMASIRAFYQFLIRDKYIDKDPSIHLETPKIEKRLPKVLSVEEVERLLESPPVNHPAGLRDKAMLELLYATGIRVSELVNLDSADVNLDMGFVKCLGKGSKERIIPLGSVAIQMVRHYLQAGRPKLVKGTGDTALFLNHLGKQITRQGFWKIIKRYAQKSNIRAEITPHTLRHSFATHLLENGADLRSVQEMLGHADISTTQIYTHVTRTRIKDIYAKTHPRA, from the coding sequence ATGGACAGTCTGATTGATCAGTTTATTCATTTCCTGACTGTGGAGAAAGGGTTATCGAGAAATACCCTGGAATCCTATCAACGGGATATGGTGGCCTTTACCTCGTACTTACAGGAGCAAGGTGTCTCTCGAATAGAGGATTCTACTCGGACGCACATCATTGGTTACTTGCTTGTTTTACGGGAAAAAGGACGTGCTACAGCAACGCTTTCTCGCAATATGGCATCGATACGAGCGTTTTATCAGTTTCTCATTCGGGATAAATACATAGATAAAGATCCATCCATTCATCTAGAAACACCGAAGATCGAGAAACGCTTGCCGAAAGTGCTCTCTGTTGAGGAAGTGGAACGTCTTTTGGAAAGTCCTCCTGTCAATCATCCTGCCGGGCTGCGGGACAAGGCGATGCTTGAGCTTTTATATGCGACAGGCATTCGTGTCTCGGAGTTAGTCAATCTGGATAGTGCTGATGTGAATCTGGATATGGGCTTTGTCAAATGCTTGGGAAAAGGATCAAAAGAGCGAATCATTCCGTTAGGCTCGGTAGCCATTCAAATGGTTCGCCACTATTTGCAGGCAGGGCGTCCCAAGCTGGTAAAAGGAACTGGCGATACTGCATTATTTTTGAATCACTTGGGCAAACAAATTACACGGCAAGGTTTTTGGAAAATTATTAAACGATATGCCCAAAAATCAAACATCCGTGCAGAGATTACACCCCATACGCTTCGCCACTCTTTTGCCACTCACTTACTGGAAAATGGAGCCGATTTGCGCTCTGTTCAGGAGATGCTTGGGCATGCTGATATTTCAACCACCCAGATTTACACACATGTGACCAGAACGCGGATTAAGGACATCTATGCCAAGACGCATCCGCGAGCATGA
- the mce gene encoding methylmalonyl-CoA epimerase, producing MSAPKKIAHIGIAVKSLEKTLPFYTEQLGLELVGTEIVESEQVQVAFLKIGESHIELLEPLSDESPIAKFMEKRGEGIHHIAFDVDDVTSRLATLKEQGVPLIHEVPKAGAHDALIGFLHPKAANGVLYELCQYPKES from the coding sequence GTGAGCGCACCGAAAAAAATTGCCCATATCGGCATTGCGGTAAAAAGCTTGGAAAAGACGCTTCCCTTTTATACCGAGCAATTGGGATTGGAGTTGGTTGGAACTGAAATCGTAGAAAGCGAACAAGTTCAAGTGGCATTTTTAAAGATCGGGGAAAGTCATATTGAATTACTAGAACCGCTAAGTGATGAGAGTCCGATAGCGAAATTTATGGAAAAACGCGGAGAAGGCATTCACCACATTGCTTTTGATGTGGATGACGTTACGAGTCGTCTAGCCACATTAAAAGAGCAAGGAGTACCTCTCATTCACGAGGTCCCCAAAGCGGGTGCGCACGATGCGCTGATCGGATTTTTGCATCCGAAGGCTGCGAATGGCGTCTTGTATGAGCTATGCCAATATCCGAAAGAATCATAG
- a CDS encoding endonuclease Q family protein, whose protein sequence is MLSSYFCDMHIHIGGTWTGKPVKITASRQMTLTKILEEASEKKGMDVIGIIDAHSPEVQDELVNLLEKGSAIEQVDGGISYKDTLLILGCEVEIKEPGRGAAHFLVYLPKLQEMKQFTAWLSERCKNVQLSSQRIYTSLRELQACVDQLQGLLIPAHVFTPHKGLYGSCTDSMAEVLDPSLIYAVELGLSANTIMADRISELHDKTFLTNSDAHSLAKIGREYQAMYMQERSFAEWVKAIKRIGDRGVRMNYGLHPELGKYHQTACKACQSLLAADASGKCPECGFQRIVRGVAARIDQLADVEAGQHPAFRPPYIEQIPLEFIPGVGPKMLDKLYQSFGTQMNVLHRVNEEQLTHVVGEKIASLIVQAREGKLSVQKGGAGTYGKIVPM, encoded by the coding sequence ATGCTTTCTTCCTATTTTTGCGACATGCATATTCACATCGGTGGTACGTGGACGGGTAAACCTGTGAAAATAACGGCTTCACGCCAAATGACACTCACCAAAATTTTGGAGGAAGCCTCAGAGAAAAAAGGGATGGATGTCATCGGGATTATTGATGCACATTCGCCGGAGGTTCAGGATGAGCTGGTAAATCTGTTGGAAAAGGGATCAGCCATTGAACAGGTGGATGGAGGAATTTCCTACAAAGATACCTTGCTTATCTTGGGTTGCGAAGTAGAAATCAAGGAGCCGGGGCGTGGTGCAGCTCATTTTCTCGTTTATCTACCGAAGCTGCAAGAAATGAAGCAATTTACCGCGTGGCTGTCAGAACGCTGCAAAAATGTGCAATTGAGTTCTCAGCGTATCTACACATCACTCAGGGAATTACAAGCCTGCGTCGATCAATTGCAGGGACTCTTAATCCCGGCCCATGTTTTTACGCCGCATAAAGGGTTGTATGGGAGCTGTACGGATTCGATGGCAGAAGTGCTCGATCCTTCGCTCATCTATGCGGTCGAGCTAGGATTGAGTGCGAATACCATTATGGCGGACCGCATATCCGAGCTGCATGACAAAACCTTTCTCACAAACTCAGATGCCCATTCTCTGGCGAAGATAGGCCGGGAATATCAAGCGATGTATATGCAAGAGCGTTCCTTCGCAGAGTGGGTGAAAGCAATTAAGCGTATCGGTGACAGAGGGGTTCGTATGAACTATGGTCTACACCCTGAGCTTGGCAAGTATCATCAGACGGCGTGTAAAGCTTGCCAGTCTTTACTAGCGGCGGATGCCTCAGGCAAATGTCCGGAATGCGGCTTCCAACGAATTGTGCGAGGGGTTGCAGCGCGCATTGATCAGCTAGCGGATGTAGAGGCAGGCCAGCATCCAGCATTCCGTCCTCCTTATATCGAGCAAATCCCGTTGGAATTCATTCCGGGAGTCGGTCCGAAAATGTTGGACAAGCTGTATCAATCGTTTGGTACACAGATGAACGTATTGCATCGAGTGAACGAAGAACAGCTCACTCATGTTGTGGGAGAGAAAATCGCTTCGCTTATTGTGCAAGCACGAGAGGGAAAACTTTCTGTCCAAAAGGGTGGTGCCGGTACCTACGGAAAGATCGTCCCGATGTAG
- a CDS encoding Fur family transcriptional regulator — protein MLEEKLEKIKQQLHSQNYKLTPQREATVRVLLENEEDHLSAEDVYLLVKDKAPEIGLATVYRTLELLSELKILHKMNFGDGVARYDLRDDNAAYHHHHLICLNCGTVDEIFEDLLVTAEEKVKNVYNFYITDHRLTFYGICNRCVDKVNVEDFK, from the coding sequence ATGTTGGAAGAAAAATTAGAGAAAATTAAGCAGCAGTTGCATTCACAGAACTACAAGCTGACACCACAGCGTGAAGCCACTGTTCGCGTGTTGTTGGAGAATGAAGAAGACCACTTGAGCGCGGAAGATGTTTACTTGTTGGTGAAGGATAAAGCGCCGGAAATCGGGCTTGCTACCGTATACAGGACATTAGAGCTGTTGAGCGAACTGAAAATCCTTCATAAAATGAATTTTGGCGATGGCGTAGCTCGTTACGATCTTCGTGATGATAATGCTGCCTATCACCACCATCACCTCATTTGCCTCAATTGTGGTACGGTGGATGAAATTTTTGAAGATCTGCTTGTCACAGCAGAAGAGAAAGTCAAGAATGTTTACAACTTTTATATTACCGACCACCGATTGACCTTCTACGGGATCTGCAATCGTTGTGTAGATAAAGTGAACGTGGAGGACTTCAAATAA
- a CDS encoding YqzK family protein: MKVSYRRLMEGLRFLLLFITCTLLSYGIITLLADKFLPANPYQEPHGNAVKVVKVINTSQAQDFDGYVARLQLFFLTGE, translated from the coding sequence ATGAAGGTCTCTTATCGCCGCTTGATGGAGGGTCTTCGTTTCTTGCTTCTTTTCATTACCTGCACCTTGCTCTCCTACGGCATCATTACCTTGCTGGCGGACAAATTTCTCCCGGCAAACCCTTATCAAGAACCACATGGGAATGCGGTGAAGGTAGTAAAAGTCATCAATACCTCTCAGGCACAGGATTTTGACGGTTATGTCGCACGACTACAGCTCTTCTTTTTAACAGGAGAGTAA
- a CDS encoding M20/M25/M40 family metallo-hydrolase: MSTINQERLLNEFLELVQIDSETKNEAEINKVLKEKLMAMGFTVEEDDAAAKTGHGANNLIATLEGTGKGPVILFSSHMDTVVPGNGIKPQIRDGYIYSDGTTILGADDKAGIAAIFEGIRSMKEQNLPHPTIQVVLTVGEESGLVGSRAMDSSLLKAEMGFILDSEGPVGKITVAGAGQYRIVTKIHGKAAHAGVNPEDGISAISVASKAISRMPLGRIDADTTANIGRFEGGKAYNIVTDYVEIWSEARSLVMDKLEAQVKKMTSAFEEVAAEMGATCENDVIFMYHGYKFNEETPVVQKAIAAVKRVDRNPELVASGGGSDGNVFNGYNVPSVNFAIGYEEIHTKNERMPIAELNKAAELVLAVIAEVQE, from the coding sequence GTGAGTACGATCAACCAAGAGCGTTTGTTAAATGAATTTTTAGAGCTCGTCCAAATTGACAGTGAAACGAAGAACGAAGCAGAGATCAACAAGGTGCTCAAAGAAAAACTGATGGCGATGGGCTTTACCGTAGAAGAGGATGACGCAGCAGCGAAAACCGGACACGGTGCCAACAATCTGATCGCAACCTTGGAGGGAACTGGAAAAGGTCCAGTTATTCTGTTTAGCAGTCATATGGATACGGTTGTACCAGGAAACGGAATCAAGCCACAAATTCGCGATGGCTACATCTATTCCGATGGAACGACGATCCTCGGTGCGGATGACAAAGCAGGAATCGCCGCGATCTTTGAAGGTATTCGCAGCATGAAAGAGCAAAACTTGCCACATCCAACGATCCAAGTCGTATTGACTGTGGGAGAAGAGTCTGGACTTGTAGGCTCCCGCGCAATGGATTCCAGCCTGCTGAAAGCAGAAATGGGCTTCATCCTCGATTCGGAAGGTCCAGTTGGAAAAATTACAGTAGCTGGTGCTGGACAATATCGCATCGTAACCAAAATCCACGGTAAAGCAGCGCATGCAGGTGTGAATCCAGAGGATGGCATCAGTGCTATATCGGTTGCTAGTAAAGCAATTTCTCGTATGCCACTGGGCCGTATTGATGCGGACACAACTGCAAACATCGGGCGTTTTGAAGGCGGAAAAGCGTACAATATCGTAACGGATTATGTGGAAATTTGGTCCGAGGCTCGCAGCCTGGTTATGGACAAGCTGGAAGCACAAGTGAAGAAAATGACATCAGCATTTGAAGAAGTGGCAGCCGAGATGGGTGCGACTTGCGAAAATGACGTTATTTTTATGTACCACGGCTACAAATTCAACGAAGAAACGCCTGTTGTACAAAAAGCAATTGCGGCGGTTAAACGTGTTGACCGCAATCCTGAGCTGGTTGCAAGCGGCGGCGGAAGCGACGGTAACGTATTTAACGGCTACAACGTGCCAAGCGTAAACTTTGCCATCGGCTATGAAGAAATCCATACAAAAAACGAGCGCATGCCAATCGCTGAACTGAACAAAGCGGCTGAGCTGGTGCTTGCTGTCATTGCAGAAGTACAAGAGTAA